From the Raphanus sativus cultivar WK10039 unplaced genomic scaffold, ASM80110v3 Scaffold2798, whole genome shotgun sequence genome, one window contains:
- the LOC130506003 gene encoding PITH domain-containing protein At3g04780-like, translated as MSAESASEIPKGQVDLLDFMDWSGVQCLNQSSTHSLPNALKQGYREDAGLNLESDADEQLLIYIPFNQVIKLHSFAIKGPEDDGPKTVKFFSNKEHMCFSNVNDFPPSDTAELTEENLKGKPVVLKYVKFQNVRSLTIFIEDNQSGSEVTKVQKIALYGSTVETTDMKGLKKIEDH; from the exons atGTCGGCCGAATCAGCCAGCGAGATTCCGAAAGGACAG gTTGATCTGTTAGATTTCATGGACTGGTCTGGTGTTCAATGCCTCAACCAAAGCTCAACTCACTCTTTGCCCAACGCTCTCAAGCAG GGGTATAGAGAAGATGCAGGTTTGAACTTAGAGAGTGATGCTGATGAGCAACTCCTAATCTATATTCCTTTCAACCAAGTTATCAAACTACATTCCTTTGCTATCAAAGGCCCTGAAGACGATG GTCCTAAAACAGTGAAGTTTTTCTCAAACAAAGAGCACATGTGCTTCAG CAATGTCAATGATTTTCCTCCAAGTGACACCGCTGAACTAACTGAAGAAAACCTCAAG GGAAAACCAGTGGTCCTTAAATATGTAAAGTTTCAGAACGTTCGTAG CTTGACGATCTTCATTGAAGACAACCAATCAGGTTCTGAGGTCACAAAGGTCCAGAAGATCGCTCTCTACGGTTCAAC GGTGGAGACTACTGATATGAAGGGTTTGAAAAAGATTGAAGATCACTGA